The candidate division WOR-3 bacterium genomic interval AATAGTTTCAGCCGAAGCATTTACCTGTATCTATGGCTGGCAGCCCTATCCTGGACCCGGTCCCTATCAGGAAAAAGAACAACTTGCGGATTTGAAACTCCTTGCTGATGCAATGTTTGCAAACGGGATAAATTTTATTATCTGGCATGGTATGCCCTATAATCCACCCGGTGGCAAAAATCGTTTCTATGCTACAGTTCATACCGGACCGGATTGCAATTTTGCCAAAGAACTTCCTGATTTCAATCAATATCTTGAAAAAGTGAGTAATTTAATGCGGGCTGGTAGACCTTACGGTCAAATCGGGGTTTATCTTCCCCTGGAAGATAATTGGATTAAGAATGAATTACCCGAAGAACTCCAGCGTCCGAGCGCTCGTTATCACTGGGAATTGCAGTATGTGAAGTTCTCTGAAAATTTAAAGGGTTTTAGACCGATCTGGGTGACCAATCATTTTCTTGAAAGTGCAGAGTATACTGACGGCCGTCTTAAAATAGGGCAGATGGATTTTGATTTTTTGTATGTTGAACTTGACTGGCTTGACATTAAGGCATTAGAAAATTTAATAAAACTTGCAAAAAGGGGTTGTCCAATCTGTATTACAAAAAAACCGAGCCAGCCTGGTTTTAATAAAGATAAAAGATATGACGACCTTATCCGAGAACTCTTTTCCCAGAAAAGTGTGAGCGGGATATTACAGAAGACCGCACAAAAACCACCCTTGATTGAGGGTCGATTCATTCCCGAGTTCTGGTGTCGCCAGATTGATGATGAACTCATATTCTTCTTAAGCCATCCGGTCACAAGATCAATCACCTATCCCATGCGTTATGGACAGTCATTCTGTGAGACTGAAATGGCTATAAAAGTTACTATCAATTATCGCGGTAACAGTAACACCATCAATCTCCAATTCAAGCCTTATCAGGCAGTAGTTTTTCGCATTGACAAACAGTGTAAAGTAAAATTTGAAGATGTAAATTTTTCGGTACCACCCCCCACCTTTTCCCAACCCGATACCCAATCTTTTCTGAGTCCTCCTCACTTTTAATCTTTGGTTGGGCATAATTTTTTGAAATAAAAAAGCCACGGGTATTTTGATGAATCCAGCTTATCCAATAATTCTAA includes:
- a CDS encoding glycosyl hydrolase; translation: MSTVREVYKNSRPYVRWWWFSGRIDPEVIKYQLDWCKKNNFGGVELAFMYPLPNSEPGPEWLSEEWSSIVKFAKEYATNIGLGCDFTFGTSWPFGGSFINEKDAAKNFYGLSPQRLEKSWEIAHSKQGFILNHLNHSALERYAEKMGGALEPALKISPSALFCDSWEVDTELLWTDGFEKLFMDEFGYDIRLYIRDLNKRQSVRYDYRKLIARLIISEFYLPFTEICHRLGCISRVQCHGAPTDLLAAYSVVDVPESETLLFDPHFSQIPASAGALAGKEIVSAEAFTCIYGWQPYPGPGPYQEKEQLADLKLLADAMFANGINFIIWHGMPYNPPGGKNRFYATVHTGPDCNFAKELPDFNQYLEKVSNLMRAGRPYGQIGVYLPLEDNWIKNELPEELQRPSARYHWELQYVKFSENLKGFRPIWVTNHFLESAEYTDGRLKIGQMDFDFLYVELDWLDIKALENLIKLAKRGCPICITKKPSQPGFNKDKRYDDLIRELFSQKSVSGILQKTAQKPPLIEGRFIPEFWCRQIDDELIFFLSHPVTRSITYPMRYGQSFCETEMAIKVTINYRGNSNTINLQFKPYQAVVFRIDKQCKVKFEDVNFSVPPPTFSQPDTQSFLSPPHF